The DNA segment AGTATTGGAATTACCAACCAACGTGAAACAACCGTTGTTTGGGATAAAGCAACTGGTAGACCAATTTACCGCGCCATTGTATGGCAATCAAAACAAACAAATGATATTGCAGATCAATTAAAACAAGATGGACATACAAAATTAATTAAAGATAAAACGGGATTAGTAATCGATTCTTACTTCTCAGCAACTAAAATTAAGTGGATCTTGGATCATGTTGAAGGATCACGAAAACGTGCTCAAAAAGGCGAACTCTTATTTGGAACAATCGACTCTTGGCTGGTGTGGAAATTAACAGGCGGAAAAGCTCATGTTACTGATTATTCAAATGCAAGCCGTACGATGCTGTTTAATATTTATGACCTAAAATGGGATGAAGATATTTTAGCATTACTAGATATTCCCAAAGAAATGTTGCCAGAAGTAAAATCTTCTTCAGAAGTATATGGCAAAACGATTCCAGAACATTTCTATGGTGGACAAATTCCAATTGCCGGTATGGCAGGTGACCAACAAGCCGCGTTATTCGGTCAAGTAGGATATGAAAAAGGAATGGTTAAAAACACTTATGGCACAGGTGCCTTTATTATTATGAACACCGGAAAAGAACCAATTAAATCAGACAATGGACTGCTTACATCGATTGCTTATGGTTTAAACGGTGAAATCACTTACGCCTTAGAAGGTAGTATTTTTGTAGCTGGATCAGCACTCCAATGGCTAAGAGATGGAATGAGAATGTTCAGAACAGCTCCAGAATCAGAAGAGTATGCTAAAAAAGTGGAGTCAACAGAAAATGTATATGTCGTACCAGCATTTACAGGATTAGGAGCCCCTTATTGGGATCAAGATGCTCGTGGAGCTGTCTTTGGTTTAACACGTGGTACAACGAAAGAACACTTCATCAGAGCAACACTTGAATCATTGGCTTACCAAACAAAAGATGTTGTAGATACAATGAATAAAGAATCAGGCATTCCAATTAAAACATTGCGTGTGGATGGTGGAGCATCGAAAAATGACTTCCTGATGCAATTCCAAGCAGATATTTTAGACACTAAAATTGAACGCTCTAAAATCAGTGAAACAACAGCTCTAGGTGCTGCTTACCTTGCTGGATTAGCAACAGGATTTTGGAAAGACCAAGATGAAATCAAAAAATATTGGGAAAAAGATGCTACATTTGAACCAGATATGGAAGAAGAAGAACGTGAAGATTTGTATGCAGGTTGGCAATCAGCTGTAGAAGCTACACGAGTATTCAAACATAAATCTAAAAGAAAAGATAAATAAGACCTAGCGGGAATAAATCGTTATTTTTGAGTAATTTAAGATTTAAAG comes from the Carnobacterium sp. 17-4 genome and includes:
- the glpK gene encoding glycerol kinase GlpK, with the protein product MTKEYIMSIDQGTTSSRAIIFDKAGNPKWSSQKEFTQHFPQPGWVEHDANEIWISVLSVIAGVLIESGLKPSDIDSIGITNQRETTVVWDKATGRPIYRAIVWQSKQTNDIADQLKQDGHTKLIKDKTGLVIDSYFSATKIKWILDHVEGSRKRAQKGELLFGTIDSWLVWKLTGGKAHVTDYSNASRTMLFNIYDLKWDEDILALLDIPKEMLPEVKSSSEVYGKTIPEHFYGGQIPIAGMAGDQQAALFGQVGYEKGMVKNTYGTGAFIIMNTGKEPIKSDNGLLTSIAYGLNGEITYALEGSIFVAGSALQWLRDGMRMFRTAPESEEYAKKVESTENVYVVPAFTGLGAPYWDQDARGAVFGLTRGTTKEHFIRATLESLAYQTKDVVDTMNKESGIPIKTLRVDGGASKNDFLMQFQADILDTKIERSKISETTALGAAYLAGLATGFWKDQDEIKKYWEKDATFEPDMEEEEREDLYAGWQSAVEATRVFKHKSKRKDK